From the genome of Vicia villosa cultivar HV-30 ecotype Madison, WI linkage group LG2, Vvil1.0, whole genome shotgun sequence, one region includes:
- the LOC131649630 gene encoding cyclic dof factor 4-like encodes MSEMINVSTIKLFGTTIFLTSNTDVLTNDTPQQNSTKHDEQSDLSHDKSPNKPDITVPCPRCNSKDTKFRYYNNFKAKQPRHFCKNCQRYWTSGGTARKMLVGAGRRKNKFTNFPLDVSHYSQMSNVLPFGSISSDISSTSWNQAMCYAISVGKHSVPSQSCGPSKPTLGRHSRDGFIRFQNVTSCDAELDFFVG; translated from the coding sequence ATGTCTGAGATGATCAATGTTTCAACCATAAAGCTTTTTGGGACAACCATATTTCTAACAAGTAACACTGATGTCCTTACCAATGATACTCCTCAACAAAATTccacaaaacatgatgaacaaagTGATTTGTCACATGACAAATCTCCAAACAAACCAGACATAACTGTTCCATGTCCAAGATGCAACAGCAAGGACACGAAATTCCGTTACTACAACAACTTCAAAGCCAAACAGCCCCGACACTTCTGCAAAAACTGCCAGAGATACTGGACTTCCGGAGGAACCGCAAGAAAGATGCTTGTAGGAGCAGGTCGCCGTAAGAACAAATTCACTAATTTTCCTTTAGATGTCTCGCATTATTCTCAAATGAGTAATGTCTTGCCCTTTGGATCAATTTCTTCTGATATCTCTTCAACTTCATGGAACCAGGCAATGTGTTATGCCATTTCAGTAGGGAAACATTCTGTGCCATCACAATCTTGTGGCCCAAGTAAACCTACATTAGGGAGACATTCAAGAGATGGATTCATAAGATTCCAAAATGTTacttcatgtgatgcagaattaGATTTCTTTGTTGGGTAA